Genomic DNA from Pseudomonadota bacterium:
CGGTAATGGTAATCACTAAGAGCCACGAGTTGATTATTATAATTTATTGCGGAAGAAGAAGTTGTCTTATGTGCTGTGTTTGTTTGAACGGTATTTGAGTCTGTGATGACAAGCCGAAATGAAAAATCAAGTCCGTGTGTTCTAAGAGATTGCCTTTGAGATACTAGTTCGCTCATTGTATAATCGTGATGTATGCGGCCCTTATCTAAAACCACGGCACGATCGCATAGTTCGTACAAAAAGATCAAATCATGGCTGATACAAATAAGTGTGCCGGAAAAATCCTTTAATAGATCCAGAAACACTTGCTCCTGATGAGGGTCCAGATTGGCTGTTGGTTCGTCTAAAAACAGCACATCAGGTTGCATGGCAAGTAAACCGGCTAAAGCAGCACGTTTTTTTTGACCAAAGCTTAAATTATGTGGAGCTTTATAGGCCATGTCCGTAAGACTTACTTTCTGCAATGCATAAAGAGCGGCTTGATTTGCATCCTGAATCGAAAGCCCCTGATTGCGGGGGCCGAAAGCTGTATCTTCTATAAGAGTGTGGCAGAACAATTGATCGTCCGGATCCTGAAAAAGCAGACCGATCTTAAGCCTGCTTTTATCAAGATGGTCACCTTTTAGAAGTTTTTCTTCATAAAAGACTTCTCCTGACGCAGGCGAAAGCAATCCGCATAATTGCTTGACCAGAGTGGTTTTGCCTGATCCATTCTGACCGACAAGGGCGATTCTTTCTCCTTTAGCTATATCTATGTTGATATCGGATAGGGCAAGTGTTTTGTCAGGGTAGCGGTAAAACAGATTGCGGGCGGAAAAAAGCGGCGTATTGATAATATGCCTTGTGATATGTTGGTAAGGTTCATGCATTTGTATATTTTACCTTAATATATTGTATGGCATATAATACGGTCGTAAATGATAAGCGCAATTCCTGCTGCAAGCCAGATTGCTGAAATTACAATATCACTTGTCTTCAGCTTCAACCCGGCAGGTTCGGGAAAACGTCCCTTGTATCCGCGTGCACGCATTGCATCAAAAACCCGTTCGGTTCTTTCAAAGCTTCGCACTAAAAGCATTCCGAGAAAATTGGACAAAGCTCGCAAAGTTTGCATGTTGGTATGTTTTTTAAAACCTCTTACATGCATTCCGGAAGACATACGTTTGGCTTCATGACGAAAGACATGTAAATACCGGTAGCTTAATAAAACCATCTGTCCGGCCATTTCCGGAACGCCCAGCCTGGAGAGCCCGTGCAGGGTTACAGGAAGGGGAGCGGTTGATAAAAGAGGCTCCATTAATAAAGTAATTGCTATAGCCTTTCCGGCAATAGTAGCAGCAAGCAGCAAACCTCTAAGGTTAAAAACAAGCCAATCAATATTACCAAAAACAACAAGCGTATCTTTGCTGTGAACTGGCACTGATAAAGGCATTACTATAAAAAACATGCTGATAAAACCTGATATTGCAAGAAGTCTTAGAAGAGTTTTGGAAAAAGAAACCCTTGCAACAAGAAGTACAAGCGATGAGATACAAATTGCAACAAGTGCCGGTGTCAGATTTTTAAGTGATGCAATAATAAAACTGAAGATAAGTATTGTCACAATTTTAAAGCGAACATCCCAGAGATAAAATGGTGATTTTGAAACGGCTTCATCAATTGCCGGTACCGACCAGTCACGTTCTTCTTCAGGCACGCTTTGCTTGTATGCGATGCGCCTTAAAACAGCTATTGTTACAGCAAGAAGTGCTACCGGAATCAGTATAAAAACCGGCAGCTGCCATAATGGCAGTTCGATATGGCTTATTTCAATCATTGTTATTTCCGGGCGAATCAGAAAATGATAGTTCGAGTAGCTCCGGTTTGACATGTGCCAGAAATCTTATGGTAAAAGCAGTCACAATACCCTCAATAATTATTACCGGTACATGCGCTGCCAGCGCTATTTTTGCAACACCGACAAAATCTTCACCACCGGTAAAAAGCAATCCAGCCAAAATAATTGCTGCCAGTACCG
This window encodes:
- the cbiQ gene encoding cobalt ECF transporter T component CbiQ, with protein sequence MIEISHIELPLWQLPVFILIPVALLAVTIAVLRRIAYKQSVPEEERDWSVPAIDEAVSKSPFYLWDVRFKIVTILIFSFIIASLKNLTPALVAICISSLVLLVARVSFSKTLLRLLAISGFISMFFIVMPLSVPVHSKDTLVVFGNIDWLVFNLRGLLLAATIAGKAIAITLLMEPLLSTAPLPVTLHGLSRLGVPEMAGQMVLLSYRYLHVFRHEAKRMSSGMHVRGFKKHTNMQTLRALSNFLGMLLVRSFERTERVFDAMRARGYKGRFPEPAGLKLKTSDIVISAIWLAAGIALIIYDRIICHTIY